A part of Aegilops tauschii subsp. strangulata cultivar AL8/78 chromosome 2, Aet v6.0, whole genome shotgun sequence genomic DNA contains:
- the LOC109733838 gene encoding uncharacterized protein, with protein MAAVGGDAASMVAVGLVWGATNALMRRGALVWDRRSRSLPAGTGAVRRWADLLLTWQYSAPFLANLSASAAFFRLLGDAPISVAVPVTNATTFAATAVAAALLGEATRAAPAALGTALIVLGVWVCIS; from the coding sequence ATGGCGGCGGTGGGCGGCGACGCGGCGAGCATGGTGGCGGTGGGCCTGGTGTGGGGCGCCACCAACGCGCTGATGCGCCGTGGCGCGCTCGTCTGGGACCGCCGCTCCCGCTCCCTCCCCGCCGGCACCGGCGCCGTCCGGCGGTGGGCCGACCTGCTCCTCACGTGGCAGTACTCGGCGCCGTTCCTCGCCAACCTCTCCGCCTCCGCGGCCTTCTTCCGCCTCCTCGGCGACGCGCCCATCTCCGTCGCCGTGCCCGTCACCAACGCCACCACCttcgccgccaccgccgtcgccgccgcgctgCTCGGGGAGGCCACCCGCGCCGCGCCCGCCGCGCTCGGCACCGCACTCATCGTCCTCGGCGTCTGGGTCTGCATCTCCTAG